The following coding sequences are from one Lysinibacillus sp. FSL W8-0992 window:
- the bshB2 gene encoding bacillithiol biosynthesis deacetylase BshB2, whose translation MNLQPQRHILIVYPHPDDEAFSVAGTIAYYTKKMNTPVTYACLTLGEMGRNLGNPPFATRESLPEIRRKELVDAADAMGIQDLRMLGLRDKTIEFEDDEKMVKLMEGLIEELMPSLIFTFLPGFAVHPDHEATARAVVEAVRRMPKAARPQIFGCAFANDTLAKNGEPHVQIDIREMKMDKLKALQAHASQTGWMMQETEKRIDDGEPMSESWLNVEKFYIVNPDNYIK comes from the coding sequence TTGAATTTACAACCACAACGTCATATTTTAATTGTTTACCCTCACCCAGACGATGAGGCTTTTTCAGTTGCTGGAACGATTGCTTATTATACAAAGAAGATGAATACACCTGTTACATATGCCTGCTTAACATTGGGTGAAATGGGTCGTAATTTAGGAAATCCACCTTTTGCTACGCGTGAATCGTTGCCAGAAATACGCCGCAAGGAGCTAGTTGATGCAGCGGATGCTATGGGTATTCAAGATTTACGTATGCTTGGCCTACGGGATAAGACAATTGAATTTGAAGATGATGAAAAAATGGTCAAGCTCATGGAAGGCTTGATTGAAGAATTAATGCCATCGCTTATTTTCACTTTCCTTCCAGGCTTTGCAGTGCATCCTGACCATGAAGCAACAGCACGTGCTGTTGTTGAGGCTGTTCGCCGCATGCCTAAAGCAGCGCGACCTCAAATTTTCGGATGTGCCTTCGCCAATGATACACTCGCTAAAAACGGCGAGCCACACGTTCAAATCGATATTCGTGAAATGAAAATGGATAAATTAAAAGCATTACAAGCTCACGCTTCTCAAACAGGTTGGATGATGCAAGAAACTGAAAAACGTATTGACGACGGCGAGCCAATGAGCGAAAGCTGGCTTAATGTTGAAAAGTTCTACATTGTTAACCCTGACAATTATATAAAATAA
- a CDS encoding M20 family metallopeptidase: MEKLFTLLDESYDEMVAIRRHLHQYPEISFEEVETPAYIAAFHRALGHEVREQVGERGVVATLRGAKPGKTVALRADFDALAIQEENDVPYKSMVDGKMHACGHDGHTATLLGLAKVLNAMKDELAGNVVFIHQHAEEVAPGGAKPMIEDGCLDGVDVIFGTHLWAPTPLGDILVREGAIMAAADKAEILIQGKGGHGAEPHHSIDAVVLASQFVINAQQLVARRIDPLKSAVLTIGHFEAINPFNVIADRVALTGTVRTFEEDVRTQMEQELEAILKATCLAFGASYEYRYTRGYPPVYNHAKETEFVAQLAADIPGVENVITCPPFMIGEDFAYYLERIPGTFFFTGAKKPEWETAYPHHHARFDFDERAMLIAAKTLGKATLQFLQENN, encoded by the coding sequence ATGGAGAAATTATTTACATTACTTGATGAGAGCTATGATGAGATGGTAGCAATTCGCCGCCATTTACATCAGTATCCGGAAATATCCTTTGAAGAAGTGGAAACACCAGCTTACATAGCAGCTTTTCATAGAGCATTAGGGCATGAAGTACGAGAGCAAGTAGGCGAACGAGGAGTTGTTGCAACGTTACGTGGTGCCAAGCCAGGAAAAACTGTGGCCCTACGTGCTGATTTTGATGCATTAGCTATCCAAGAAGAAAATGATGTGCCTTATAAGTCTATGGTTGACGGTAAAATGCATGCTTGTGGACATGATGGACATACCGCAACTTTACTTGGACTTGCCAAGGTGCTAAATGCCATGAAGGATGAGCTTGCTGGCAATGTAGTGTTCATTCATCAGCATGCAGAGGAGGTTGCACCAGGCGGAGCAAAGCCGATGATTGAAGATGGTTGCCTCGATGGAGTCGACGTGATCTTTGGTACGCATTTATGGGCACCAACACCACTTGGGGACATTTTAGTGAGAGAGGGAGCTATAATGGCTGCCGCTGATAAAGCTGAAATTCTTATTCAAGGAAAAGGAGGGCATGGTGCAGAACCACATCATTCCATCGATGCGGTTGTACTAGCGTCTCAATTTGTTATTAATGCACAGCAATTAGTTGCTCGTCGTATAGACCCATTAAAATCTGCTGTCTTAACAATTGGCCATTTTGAGGCGATAAATCCATTCAATGTTATAGCTGATCGAGTAGCTTTAACCGGTACTGTAAGAACATTTGAGGAAGATGTACGTACACAAATGGAACAGGAGCTTGAGGCAATATTAAAAGCTACTTGTCTTGCCTTTGGGGCAAGTTATGAATATCGTTATACAAGAGGATATCCACCAGTTTATAATCATGCGAAAGAAACAGAATTTGTTGCACAGCTTGCAGCGGATATTCCAGGAGTAGAAAATGTTATTACGTGTCCACCGTTTATGATTGGGGAAGATTTTGCGTATTACCTTGAGCGCATTCCCGGCACGTTTTTCTTTACGGGTGCCAAAAAACCTGAGTGGGAAACAGCCTATCCACATCATCATGCACGCTTTGATTTTGATGAACGTGCAATGCTAATCGCTGCAAAAACGTTAGGGAAAGCGACTTTGCAATTTTTGCAGGAAAATAACTAG
- a CDS encoding YwdI family protein produces MISYEAVIQQLEKQLASAKNTTNDQQIREALTAIRALCDVVLDLPTDSAQIQPKHLPQMLSTEQMPSTLNTAKIKHDDGANGDSIFDF; encoded by the coding sequence ATGATTTCATATGAAGCTGTCATACAGCAACTTGAAAAACAATTAGCCAGTGCAAAAAATACAACGAATGACCAGCAAATTCGTGAGGCATTGACAGCCATTCGTGCATTATGTGATGTGGTACTGGATTTACCAACAGATAGCGCACAAATTCAGCCAAAGCATTTACCGCAAATGTTAAGTACAGAGCAAATGCCATCTACATTAAACACAGCAAAAATAAAACATGACGATGGCGCAAACGGAGATTCAATTTTTGATTTTTAG
- a CDS encoding uracil-DNA glycosylase, with protein sequence MKEVFPNDWQTILADELEKTYYQQLRQFVAHEYSTQTIYPPINDVMNAFTCTAFRDVKVVILGQDPYHGPNQAHGLSFSVKPDVPNPPSLRNMLQELQDDIGCPVPQHGTLTKWAQQGVLLLNTVLTVRAGQANSHKNQGWEQFTDAVIEKLAARQKPIIFVLWGKPAQRKKQIICQHSTSHVILEAPHPSPLSAYRGFFGSKPYSKINEQLIEWGEQPIDWCLG encoded by the coding sequence ATGAAAGAAGTATTCCCAAATGATTGGCAAACAATACTAGCAGATGAATTAGAAAAAACATACTATCAACAGTTACGTCAATTTGTGGCACATGAATATTCGACACAGACGATTTATCCACCGATAAACGATGTAATGAATGCATTTACCTGTACGGCTTTTCGTGATGTAAAGGTTGTAATTTTAGGACAAGATCCATACCACGGTCCGAACCAAGCTCATGGCTTAAGTTTTTCTGTAAAGCCAGATGTTCCAAACCCGCCAAGCTTACGCAATATGCTACAAGAATTACAGGATGATATAGGTTGCCCAGTTCCTCAGCATGGTACATTAACGAAATGGGCACAGCAGGGTGTATTGCTTTTAAATACTGTACTAACAGTAAGAGCAGGACAGGCCAATTCCCATAAGAACCAGGGTTGGGAACAGTTTACGGATGCTGTTATCGAAAAACTTGCAGCGAGACAAAAACCAATTATCTTTGTGCTATGGGGCAAGCCGGCACAGCGCAAAAAGCAAATAATTTGTCAGCATTCAACATCCCATGTGATTTTAGAAGCACCACATCCTAGTCCACTAAGTGCCTATAGAGGATTTTTTGGAAGCAAACCGTATTCAAAGATTAATGAGCAGTTAATTGAATGGGGAGAGCAACCAATTGATTGGTGTTTAGGATAA
- a CDS encoding DUF423 domain-containing protein, protein MKKFIVTGALHGFLAVALGAFGAHALKDIVDEYGLGIWETAVQYQMFHATGLLIIGLLMSSKLLGEVKQLKLAGIFFNLGIVFFAGSLYVLAVSGIKVLGAITPIGGVLFLAGWVLIIVSALKHAK, encoded by the coding sequence ATGAAAAAATTTATTGTCACAGGTGCACTTCATGGTTTTTTAGCAGTAGCATTAGGTGCATTTGGTGCACATGCATTAAAAGATATAGTAGATGAATATGGTCTGGGCATTTGGGAAACAGCTGTGCAATATCAAATGTTCCATGCTACCGGTCTACTTATAATCGGTCTATTAATGAGCTCGAAATTGCTAGGTGAGGTTAAACAATTAAAGTTAGCAGGTATCTTCTTTAATCTAGGGATTGTATTTTTTGCCGGAAGCCTATATGTGTTAGCGGTCAGCGGCATTAAAGTTCTAGGGGCAATTACACCAATTGGTGGAGTGTTATTTTTAGCCGGCTGGGTACTGATAATCGTTAGTGCTTTAAAACATGCCAAATGA
- a CDS encoding YojF family protein gives MQEVQVETLQELLNSFANKDVYIHLETTNGSYAAHYDEKFFNAGAFIRNAKINYELAKVVDASPHRVGLKMAHGWVYAQGITHYELDELGRLLMAGLDYSGKLAIALEISETPFTY, from the coding sequence ATGCAAGAAGTACAAGTAGAGACGTTGCAAGAATTACTAAATTCTTTCGCCAACAAAGACGTTTATATCCATCTTGAGACGACAAACGGTTCTTACGCAGCACACTATGATGAAAAGTTTTTTAATGCCGGTGCATTCATACGTAATGCAAAAATTAATTACGAACTGGCTAAAGTGGTAGATGCCTCTCCACATCGTGTTGGCTTAAAAATGGCACATGGTTGGGTTTATGCTCAAGGTATTACACATTATGAATTAGATGAATTAGGCCGTTTATTAATGGCTGGACTAGACTATTCAGGTAAATTGGCGATAGCACTTGAAATTAGCGAAACGCCGTTTACTTACTAA
- a CDS encoding acyl-CoA thioesterase: MKDYKFCKESRVMRTSRVFPNDVNNHNTLFGGRLMSDIDQVASISAAKHSRRDCVTASTDSVDFLQPIRPTDSVYFESYVTWTGTSSMEVFVKVISENLKTGERKVAATALLTFVALDEHNQPTAVPRVIPETVEETKLHETASERAKARAERKKESKALASFISMNDPWDYRLELMVNYM; encoded by the coding sequence ATGAAGGATTATAAGTTTTGTAAAGAATCTAGAGTTATGCGGACAAGTCGTGTTTTTCCGAATGATGTAAACAATCATAATACTCTTTTTGGTGGTCGCTTAATGAGTGATATCGATCAAGTCGCATCAATTTCTGCAGCCAAACATAGTAGAAGAGATTGTGTCACCGCTTCAACAGATTCGGTCGATTTCTTACAACCAATTCGGCCTACTGACTCTGTCTATTTTGAGTCCTATGTGACATGGACAGGGACTTCTTCGATGGAGGTATTTGTGAAAGTTATTTCCGAAAATCTCAAAACAGGGGAGCGAAAAGTTGCCGCAACAGCATTATTAACCTTTGTCGCACTTGATGAACATAATCAGCCTACTGCAGTTCCGCGCGTTATACCTGAAACAGTAGAGGAAACAAAATTGCATGAGACTGCTTCTGAACGAGCAAAAGCACGTGCGGAGCGTAAAAAAGAAAGTAAAGCATTAGCTAGTTTTATCTCCATGAACGATCCATGGGATTATCGGCTCGAACTAATGGTTAACTATATGTAA
- the thiD gene encoding bifunctional hydroxymethylpyrimidine kinase/phosphomethylpyrimidine kinase, protein MALKKTLTIAGSDTSGGAGMQADLKTFQEHGTYGMVALTVVVTMDPNGWTHNVTPLPTELLQKQIDTALSTGIDAVKTGMLSTEEIIRIAGEAIAKSGTSNVVIDPVMVCKGDDEVLNPGNTDAMIQYLLPLAAVTTPNLFEAGQLAGTGTPKSIDEMKTAARKIHELGAKAVVIKGGKALATEKATDLFFDGETFYLLESEKVASTYNHGAGCTFAASVTANLANGLSVKEAVIEAKEFVSAAIAHGWALNDYVGPVMHGAKSRFGAPEVTVTEV, encoded by the coding sequence ATGGCTCTTAAAAAAACTTTAACTATTGCAGGCTCAGATACATCTGGCGGCGCTGGCATGCAAGCAGACCTTAAAACATTCCAAGAACATGGCACATACGGTATGGTGGCACTAACAGTAGTTGTTACAATGGATCCTAATGGTTGGACACATAATGTAACACCATTACCAACGGAGCTTCTTCAAAAACAAATTGATACAGCATTATCTACAGGCATTGATGCAGTTAAAACAGGTATGCTTTCAACAGAGGAAATCATTCGCATAGCTGGTGAAGCAATCGCAAAATCTGGTACTTCTAATGTTGTCATTGATCCTGTTATGGTATGTAAAGGTGATGATGAAGTATTAAATCCTGGAAACACTGATGCTATGATTCAATATCTTCTACCGCTAGCTGCAGTTACAACACCGAACCTTTTTGAAGCTGGTCAATTAGCTGGCACAGGTACACCTAAGTCAATTGATGAGATGAAAACAGCAGCGCGTAAAATTCATGAGCTAGGGGCAAAAGCTGTTGTCATTAAAGGTGGCAAAGCGTTAGCAACAGAAAAAGCTACAGACTTATTTTTTGATGGTGAAACATTCTACTTGTTAGAGTCAGAAAAAGTAGCTTCTACCTATAACCATGGTGCAGGCTGCACATTCGCTGCATCTGTAACAGCAAATTTAGCTAATGGTCTATCTGTAAAAGAAGCTGTTATTGAAGCAAAGGAATTTGTATCAGCTGCCATCGCTCATGGTTGGGCGTTAAACGACTATGTTGGACCCGTAATGCACGGTGCAAAATCTCGCTTTGGAGCACCAGAAGTGACTGTAACTGAAGTTTAA
- a CDS encoding cell wall hydrolase, which produces MKIAVIKTNDAQTALLARLMRSEAEGEGQLGMLMVGNVGVNRVRADCLDFGDIRTLEQMIYQRPGGFEATTKSYFYQRARDQDIRLAKRVIEGERFHPATRSLWFFRPEGDCPEQWYGQWNTGRYKSHCFFSPTEEDCPQI; this is translated from the coding sequence TTGAAAATCGCTGTTATAAAAACGAATGATGCACAAACAGCTTTGCTTGCAAGGCTTATGCGTTCGGAAGCTGAAGGCGAAGGTCAGTTAGGCATGCTAATGGTCGGCAATGTTGGCGTCAATCGTGTACGAGCAGATTGTCTAGATTTTGGTGATATTCGAACACTCGAGCAAATGATTTATCAACGTCCAGGGGGGTTTGAAGCAACAACAAAAAGTTATTTTTATCAACGGGCACGTGATCAAGACATTCGATTAGCAAAAAGAGTTATTGAAGGTGAAAGGTTCCATCCGGCTACTCGCTCGCTGTGGTTTTTCAGACCTGAGGGTGATTGCCCTGAACAATGGTATGGTCAATGGAATACGGGGCGTTACAAATCGCATTGCTTCTTCTCACCAACCGAAGAAGATTGTCCTCAAATTTAA
- the gerQ gene encoding spore coat protein GerQ encodes MMPYYWTPTTQQQMTPPPVTLPSGRPPGREESYIENILRLNRGKPGTFHFSFEHAVEQGKNTKTVRGVVEAAGRDHVILREIKSNHRFLFPMIYFDFAEFDEEMSYFNQNP; translated from the coding sequence ATGATGCCTTACTATTGGACACCGACAACTCAACAACAAATGACACCTCCTCCAGTGACGCTTCCAAGCGGACGGCCACCTGGACGTGAGGAGTCGTACATTGAAAATATCTTACGTTTGAATCGAGGAAAACCTGGTACTTTCCACTTTTCTTTTGAACATGCTGTTGAGCAAGGGAAAAATACAAAGACAGTACGTGGTGTGGTAGAAGCTGCAGGTCGGGATCACGTTATTTTAAGAGAAATTAAATCAAATCATCGCTTTTTATTCCCAATGATTTACTTTGATTTTGCTGAATTCGATGAGGAAATGTCTTATTTCAATCAAAATCCATAA
- a CDS encoding TerC family protein, with the protein MDIIHGILSTYMQFFDWDMWKKVLADPVSWGLISSLIVIEGLLSADNALVLAVLVKHLPDKQRKRALMYGMLGAYFFRFIFIGIGVYLVEFWFIKVLGALYLGWISIAHFLQLGQEDSVKEVKKSGLMVRVFGVFWATVISVELMDIAFSIDSIFAAFAISDQVWVLLIGGMLGILMMRTIAGLFLIIIEKIPELEATAFIIIGIIALKMLVTVFGIYVPHYLFFVILVIAFVLTMIVHVINKLKIAK; encoded by the coding sequence TTGGACATTATTCACGGAATACTATCTACATATATGCAATTTTTCGATTGGGACATGTGGAAAAAAGTATTGGCAGATCCAGTATCGTGGGGATTAATTTCATCGCTTATTGTAATTGAGGGATTACTATCAGCAGATAATGCCCTCGTACTAGCGGTACTTGTCAAACATTTACCGGATAAGCAACGTAAACGGGCATTAATGTATGGTATGCTTGGCGCTTATTTTTTCCGTTTTATATTTATTGGAATTGGTGTATATCTAGTAGAATTTTGGTTTATTAAAGTGTTGGGGGCTTTGTATTTAGGGTGGATTAGTATCGCTCATTTTTTACAACTAGGACAAGAGGATAGTGTTAAAGAGGTAAAAAAGTCTGGATTGATGGTACGTGTTTTTGGCGTATTTTGGGCAACGGTTATTTCTGTAGAGTTAATGGATATTGCCTTTTCAATTGATTCAATATTTGCTGCCTTTGCGATATCTGATCAAGTTTGGGTATTATTAATAGGCGGAATGTTAGGTATTTTAATGATGCGAACAATAGCAGGTTTATTTTTAATTATCATTGAAAAAATACCAGAGCTAGAGGCGACTGCTTTTATCATTATTGGCATCATTGCACTTAAGATGTTAGTGACTGTATTTGGAATATATGTGCCTCATTATTTGTTTTTTGTTATTTTAGTAATTGCATTTGTTTTAACGATGATTGTACATGTAATCAATAAATTGAAAATAGCTAAATAA
- a CDS encoding lipoate--protein ligase family protein, which yields MNSNLLQPIWRLYDQSISLKNSTPLESFATDDTLCQLVGQLVSPPTIRTWVHNASVVLGIQDHRLPFVQQGMELLEERGYHPIVRNSGGLAVVLDEGILNISLILSEQATAIGINDGYDVMVALIKALLPEAADKIEAYEIVGSYCPGSYDLSIEGKKFAGISQRRLRQGVAVQIYLCIEGSGAERAALIRDFYTESLRGEATKFTYPQIIPDVMASLSELVDASLTVEDVVIRLQQIVQTFADEVRMEPFHDEELQLYAFYLQRVFERNAKMLELK from the coding sequence ATGAACAGTAATTTACTACAGCCGATTTGGCGTTTATATGATCAATCTATTAGCTTGAAAAACAGCACACCACTTGAATCATTTGCAACCGATGATACGCTGTGTCAATTAGTAGGACAGCTTGTATCGCCGCCGACTATACGAACTTGGGTACATAATGCCTCTGTGGTGCTCGGGATTCAAGATCATCGTTTACCATTTGTACAGCAAGGAATGGAGTTGCTTGAGGAACGAGGCTATCACCCAATCGTACGCAACTCAGGCGGGCTAGCCGTTGTGCTGGATGAAGGCATACTAAATATTTCACTTATTTTATCTGAACAAGCAACGGCAATTGGTATTAATGACGGCTATGATGTAATGGTAGCGCTAATCAAAGCATTACTACCAGAAGCTGCCGATAAAATTGAAGCCTATGAAATTGTAGGTTCTTATTGCCCAGGGTCCTATGATTTAAGTATTGAAGGTAAGAAGTTTGCCGGCATTTCACAAAGACGACTACGTCAAGGTGTTGCAGTGCAAATTTATTTATGCATTGAGGGAAGCGGTGCAGAACGTGCTGCACTAATTCGTGATTTTTACACTGAGAGTTTACGAGGAGAAGCAACGAAATTTACGTATCCCCAAATTATACCGGATGTAATGGCTTCATTAAGTGAACTGGTCGATGCCTCATTAACGGTAGAAGACGTTGTGATTCGTCTACAACAAATTGTCCAGACATTTGCCGATGAAGTTCGTATGGAGCCTTTTCATGATGAAGAATTACAACTATATGCATTTTATTTACAGCGTGTGTTCGAACGAAATGCTAAAATGCTTGAATTGAAATAA
- the ilvA gene encoding threonine ammonia-lyase IlvA codes for MEVADTKTVQVENILIAHHFLKDVVVHTPLQKNDYLSEKYGAHIYFKREDLQHVRSFKLRGAYYKIKKIEEEAREAGVVCASAGNHAQGVAYACAQLKIQASIFMPQTTPKQKIDQVRMFGRDYVEIILAGDTFDDAAESAMVYCEEQSKIFIHPFDDFDVIAGQGTVAVEIMNDMEEPIDYVFGSIGGGGLMSGVSAYVKNLSPNSKIIGVEPAGAGSMKAAFAEGGAVALDWIDKFVDGAAVKCVGHHTYDVCRRYLDDIVLVPEGKVCTTILDLYNKHAIIAEPAGALSVAALDSYKEEIKGKSVVVIISGGNNDIGRMQEIKEKSLIHEGLLYYFIVSFPQRAGALRQFLTSVVGPNDDITTFEYTKKNNKESGPALVGIELGNRDDYDGLLRRMKEFGFNYKEVNNDIQLFGLLV; via the coding sequence ATGGAAGTAGCTGATACTAAAACTGTGCAAGTAGAAAATATTTTAATTGCACATCACTTTTTAAAAGATGTAGTGGTGCATACGCCACTGCAGAAAAACGATTATTTATCGGAGAAATACGGAGCCCACATTTATTTCAAACGTGAAGATTTACAACATGTTCGCTCTTTTAAACTACGTGGTGCTTACTATAAAATTAAAAAAATTGAGGAAGAAGCTCGCGAAGCAGGTGTTGTTTGTGCAAGTGCCGGCAATCATGCACAAGGTGTTGCCTATGCCTGTGCACAACTAAAGATTCAAGCTAGCATTTTTATGCCTCAAACTACCCCTAAACAAAAAATCGACCAAGTCCGAATGTTCGGCCGCGATTATGTTGAAATTATTTTAGCAGGAGATACGTTTGATGATGCTGCTGAAAGTGCAATGGTCTACTGCGAGGAACAAAGTAAAATCTTTATCCACCCTTTCGATGATTTCGACGTCATCGCTGGACAAGGAACTGTCGCTGTTGAAATAATGAATGACATGGAAGAACCAATTGACTATGTATTCGGTAGTATCGGCGGTGGCGGATTAATGTCAGGTGTTTCAGCTTATGTGAAAAACCTCTCCCCCAACAGTAAAATTATCGGTGTAGAGCCAGCTGGCGCAGGCAGTATGAAAGCCGCGTTTGCAGAGGGCGGTGCAGTGGCTCTTGATTGGATTGACAAATTCGTTGATGGCGCTGCCGTAAAATGCGTCGGTCACCACACATATGATGTTTGTCGCCGATACTTAGACGATATCGTACTCGTACCCGAAGGAAAAGTATGTACAACAATATTGGATTTGTACAATAAACATGCTATTATCGCTGAACCAGCTGGCGCATTATCAGTCGCTGCTCTCGACAGCTATAAAGAAGAAATTAAAGGCAAATCTGTCGTCGTTATTATTAGCGGTGGTAATAATGATATTGGGCGTATGCAAGAAATTAAAGAAAAATCTTTAATTCATGAAGGCTTACTATACTACTTCATCGTAAGTTTCCCTCAACGTGCAGGTGCACTACGCCAATTCCTTACAAGTGTTGTAGGGCCAAATGATGATATTACTACTTTTGAATATACAAAGAAAAACAACAAGGAAAGCGGCCCTGCCTTAGTAGGCATTGAGCTCGGTAATCGTGATGACTATGATGGCTTACTAAGACGGATGAAAGAGTTTGGATTCAACTACAAAGAAGTAAATAATGATATCCAATTATTTGGATTACTCGTATAA
- the hemQ gene encoding hydrogen peroxide-dependent heme synthase, with translation MNEAAITLDGWYALHEFRSIDWASWKLVSAEERQAAVEEFIAYLEKLNEADVAKTGAHAFYAIVGQKADFMIMTLRETMDELQVLEAEFNKLAIADFTIPTYSYVSVVELSNYLAGESNEDPYQNPHVRARLYPELPRSKYVCFYPMDKRRQGNDNWYMLSMDERKSLMRSHGMIGRGYAGKVKQIITGSVGFDDHEWGVTLFADDVLQFKKLVYEMRFDEVSARYGEFGAFFVGNLLDNDKLVNFLSVK, from the coding sequence ATGAATGAAGCAGCAATTACATTAGATGGTTGGTACGCATTACACGAATTCCGCTCAATCGACTGGGCTTCTTGGAAACTTGTTTCTGCTGAAGAACGTCAAGCAGCAGTTGAGGAATTTATTGCTTATTTAGAAAAGCTAAATGAAGCAGATGTTGCTAAAACAGGTGCTCATGCATTTTACGCAATCGTTGGTCAAAAGGCCGACTTTATGATTATGACATTACGTGAAACGATGGATGAATTACAAGTGCTTGAAGCGGAATTTAACAAATTAGCAATTGCTGATTTTACAATTCCTACATATTCTTATGTATCTGTTGTCGAGCTTTCAAACTACTTAGCTGGTGAATCAAACGAAGATCCTTATCAAAATCCACATGTGCGTGCACGTTTATATCCTGAACTTCCTCGTTCTAAGTATGTATGCTTCTATCCAATGGACAAGCGTCGTCAAGGTAATGATAACTGGTACATGTTATCAATGGATGAGCGCAAATCTTTAATGCGTTCACACGGTATGATTGGTCGAGGCTATGCAGGAAAAGTAAAACAAATTATTACTGGGTCTGTTGGATTCGATGATCACGAATGGGGCGTTACTTTATTCGCAGATGATGTATTACAATTTAAAAAATTAGTATATGAAATGCGTTTCGACGAAGTATCTGCTCGCTACGGTGAGTTCGGTGCATTCTTTGTTGGTAACCTACTTGATAACGATAAATTAGTGAACTTCCTATCAGTTAAATAA
- a CDS encoding uracil-DNA glycosylase, with amino-acid sequence MQVNCFKCQYFKVTWDPQTPRACVAYGFKTKQIPSVVVKQSSGTDCLKFVPKVEGERAQ; translated from the coding sequence ATGCAGGTAAATTGTTTTAAATGTCAATATTTTAAAGTAACATGGGACCCGCAAACACCGCGTGCTTGTGTAGCATACGGCTTTAAAACAAAGCAAATACCATCAGTTGTTGTCAAACAATCATCTGGCACGGACTGCCTAAAATTTGTACCAAAAGTAGAAGGTGAGAGAGCGCAATGA